A genomic window from Sulfurospirillum diekertiae includes:
- a CDS encoding methyltransferase domain-containing protein codes for MIAKHIKEFSKNAYRYDDYTALQQDIAHYLVSHITTQPKTILDLGCGSGAVFKNITWQVERFTGVDSAQGMCDLHPTCKEVEIICEDFEALTLLSKLTPPYDLLVSSSALQWANDIKALISKMVFTCKEGAFAVFTDKTFETIYAMSHLPTFLPNAKSLAEMFETHFTCKYEIKTFRLFFDDNLSKFRYIKKSGVSGGQRRLNVTQTKALIQNYPHEYLEFEVLFIWGISKIFQKVNKI; via the coding sequence ATGATCGCAAAACATATCAAAGAATTTTCTAAAAATGCCTATCGTTACGATGATTACACTGCATTACAACAAGATATAGCACATTATTTAGTTTCCCATATTACAACTCAGCCTAAAACAATTTTAGATTTGGGGTGTGGAAGTGGTGCCGTATTTAAAAATATTACATGGCAGGTAGAGCGTTTTACAGGAGTGGACAGTGCTCAAGGTATGTGTGATCTTCACCCTACATGTAAAGAGGTTGAAATTATTTGTGAGGATTTTGAGGCACTTACATTGCTTTCAAAATTGACACCGCCTTACGATCTTTTGGTTTCATCTTCTGCATTGCAATGGGCCAATGATATCAAAGCGTTAATCTCCAAAATGGTCTTTACATGTAAAGAAGGGGCATTTGCTGTTTTTACCGATAAAACTTTCGAAACGATCTATGCGATGAGTCATCTGCCTACCTTTTTACCCAACGCAAAAAGCTTAGCCGAAATGTTTGAAACTCATTTTACATGTAAATATGAAATCAAAACATTTCGCCTCTTTTTTGATGACAATCTTTCAAAATTTCGCTACATCAAAAAAAGTGGCGTTAGTGGTGGGCAAAGAAGGTTAAATGTGACACAAACCAAAGCATTGATTCAAAATTATCCACATGAATATCTTGAATTTGAAGTACTTTTTATTTGGGGTATATCTAAAATATTTCAAAAGGTTAATAAAATATAA